DNA from Candidatus Hydrogenedentota bacterium:
GCGCAGTCCGCCAGCAGCCGTGGCCATCCCGCGAACTGGCCGAGCATGGTGCTCAGCATGGCTGCAAGCCCCGCAAGCACGAACAAATGCGCGCCCCATTGCCCCCAATGATCGCCGAAGATGCGCGCAACGGTCAGCGCCACTTCCGTTTTTTCCGGCGCGATCTGTTGTGGGCGCAGCACGCCGTTGCCTGCGATCAGGAAGGCGGAAGTCACGACGACTCCTATCGTCAGCGCCAAGGTTGCATCCGCTGTGACGACGCGGCGCCACTGACGAATCTCCTTCGCATCCTGCACGGTCAGCGACTGCAGTTGAGCGGGGTCCATTGGCTTTCCGTGACCGCGCCCGCGGGTCATTCCGTAGCCGGCGCCGATTACCCAATACGAATACCACACCTGGCTCGCGAACCCACCCGCAGCCCAGCCGAGCAGCGGCATTAACTCGAACCAGGACGATCGCGTCACAATTCCCTTGTCGACTGCCCATTCGGCAGGCTCCGGAATTTGGAACTCGAGCAAGCCGCCAAGCAGCGTTCCCGTTCCCGGCCACGTGCGTACGGCGACCGTCAGCGTGCCTACAATGATCAGCAATACGAGAAGCGACATCATTTGCTTGAGCGGCTCAAACTTTCCGCTCCACGTTATCGCGATGATTGCGAGCACGGCCATCCAACCCAGCAAGAACTGCGGAAGCGGGACAAAGTAATGCAGAAAAACGGCGGTGACGCTCGCGAGCGCTCCGGTAGAAATTGCGCCCGCGCAAATCTGGCCAACGAACACCGGCCAGATTACCCAATTCTTTGGGCCAGGCGTGCGGCTGAGCATGTCGATCATGCCTTCGCCGGTGGTCACCGTGTAGTGCGCGCCCGCCAATCCAATCCAATACTTCGCGAAGATGGCGAGCACCGGCGCCCATAGGATCGCTATCCCAAAAATGGCCCCGCTTCGCGTTGCCAGGATGACTTCGCCGGAGCCAATGTACTCCCCGCACCACACCAGACCCGGTCCCAGCGCCATTAGAAGCGCCATACCGCGCGGGGCCGGCATGACGTTGCCCGTTTTGTCCGTCGATTGATCGCCCACCACGCACCTTACCCGAGTTGAAGCACGAGCATAGCGCCTGACGGGACGTTGCGCAACGCGCCGGTGTATACTGGTGGCGGTACATGGGCGCCGCCGCTCGGGGGAGTTGGCGACGCGCGTTCAACGACATGGGCCAGGGGGAATGTCATGATTTCACGCCGCCGCTTTCTTCAGTCCACTGTGGCCGCCGCGCCACTCCTACTAACATCGCCCGCGTTCGCGCGCGGCAAACCGGGGCCGAACGACCAAATCGCGATCGGATTGATCGGGTTGGGCGGGCGCTGCACGGACATCATGAAGACCTGTGTCGAGATTCCGGAGGTCCGAATCGTCGGCGTATGCGACTGTTTCAAGCCGCGTGTCGATTACTGGATGGATAACGCCGGGAAGGAACGCGGGTGGAAGCCCTATCTCGATTTCCGCGAGATGATCGAGAAGGAGAAACTCGATGGCGTGATGGTGGAGACGACGACACACGCGCGGGCGTGGATTGCGTGCCACGCGATGGCCGCCGGCCTCGATGCGTACATCGAGAAGCCGATGAGCCTGACGATCGCGGAAGGGCGCGAAATGGTCAAGTTCGCGCGCAAGTACAAGCGCGTCACGCAGGTAGGCACGCAGCAGCGGTCGATACCGCTGAACAACTGGGCGAGCGACCTCGTGAAGAATGGCGCGCTGGGGAAAGTGCATACCGTGCTCGCGCCGAACTTCGTTGGGCCGCTCCACTGGCAACCGAAACCGGAAGAACCGATGCCCGAAGGCGTTACCGATGGATGGTGGGACGTATGGACAAACCAGGCGGAGCTTCGGCCGTACCACAGCGAACTCCATCGCAGTTGGTCGACGTGGTGGGACTATGACGGCGGCGGCATCTCGTTCGGGGTTACGGGGTGGGGCGCGCACAGCTACGACCAAATCCAGCGCGGACTGGGCACGGACGAGACCGGGCCGATCGAAGTCGTGCTCGAAGAACCCGTTAACGACGTGCGCGCCGGGGCATTCGAGAAACGCGAAATCGGCGAAGACGAAACCGGCGCACCCTATTACGGGATGGTCGAAAACACGCACGGCCCGCGCGCGAAGGTCTCCATGAAGTTTGCGAGCGGCGCCGAACTGAAACTGCACCTCGACGCCGACAGGAGCCCGGGCCTCGGGTGCATCTTCGTCGGCGAGAACGGCAGGATCGAAATCAACCGCGACAAAATCGCTGCGGAACCGCGCGAATTGATCGACGGCGCGGACCGGCCCGCTCCGCTATCCGTGCCGGAGACCCGCCCGCACATCGAGAATTGGATCGAGTGCATCAAGTCGCGCAAACGCTGCAACGCGGACATCGAGTACGGACAGCACGCATCGACGCTGTGCTACCTCGTGAACATCGCGCGCGACATCGGCCGCGTCGGCGAACCGCTGAAGTGGGACCCGAAGAAGGAGCGGTTCACGAATTGCGATGAAGCGAACGCGATGCTGTCGCGCCCGCGCCGCGCGGGATATGAGTTGCCGAAGCTCGGACGGGGGTGATGCGATGAAATCCACATTCCTCATTGCAGCGGCCGCCTTCGCGGTGCTAATCGTCGCACCCGATCTCGCCACCGACGATCACGACTTCGCACCCATGTTCAACGGAAAAGACCTGTCAGGCTGGGAAGGCAAACCCGGCGGATGGTGGGTCGAGGAAGGGGCCATTACGTCCGAGAGCACGCCCGAGAAACCGTGCGTGAAACATCACTACCTCTACTGGCGCGGCGGCAAGCCGGCGGATTTCGTCATGCGTTTCAAGTACAGGCTCGTGGGCGGAAACTCGGGCGTTCAGTTCCGCAGCCAGGAACGTCCCGAGTTCGATACGTGGGGCTATCAGGCCGACATGGAAGACGGCGGGCAGTGGACCGGCTGCCTGTTCCAGCACGATCGCGGCGGCGTCGTGATGCGCGGGAAGAAGGCGGTGATCGCAGAAGACGGCGCGCGGAATGAAACCGCCGTCGGCGATCCCGATGAACTGCAGAAGGCCGTGAAGCATAACGATTGGAACGACTACGAAATCGTCGCGGAAGGCAGTCACGTCACCCTGCGCATCAACGGCAAACTCATGTGTGAAGTCGATGATCGCGACGCAAAGTGGGCCTGCAAGGACGGCATCATCGCGCTGCAAATGCACCCCGGCCCGCCCATGAAGGTGCAGTTCAAGGACCTGCGGATCAAGATCGCGGAGTAGCGGGCGGGGCGGCTAGAAACCGCTCTTCAAAAGCGACTCCATAGTTTCGAAGTAGCGACGATGCGTCTTACGCAGCGCGGCTTCGTCGGCGGCCTCAAGGAGCACGACTTCGTGGTCGGTGTTCTGGCGTTGGAGCGAGAGTTCAAGTGCAAGCCGCGATTCCTCTGCTTCATGCTGTCGCGTCTCGTCAAATGCCTCGAACGAAACAATTGTTTCGTTTTGCCGATCATATTCCACAAGAAAGAACATCGCGTTATCCTTGCTGTTTACGCTTCGCGTCCAACAACATTATCAACGAGTCGCATTTATTCCGCAAGAACATCTTGGACTTTGCGATATCATCCGTGTGCTTCTCGAAGACGGTCTGCGCCAAAATGGAGAAGTTCGGCCCCATCGTTTCTTTGGCATATTTCTCAACTTTGTCCTCTATCTCCTCGATAATGGAAATGTCTTGCGAGAGCTTAAGCATAGGCTCGGACCACGCGTGAGGTCCGCTACCATACTTGATGCCGGGATCGATGACATCGGACGCCTTCTCCGAAGTCTCGGCCCATTTATGCTGGAGGACCGTTCTCACTTGAACTTCAGCGTGCCGTTCGAGAGCATGCACTACAACGTGCACTGCTCGATATCCGTGGCTCGGCTTCTCCCTGCGGTCTATGACGGAACATTGGGGGAAGACGTTTCTCAATCGCGCCACCAGTTCGTCCTGTGCGCTGAGATTCGGCACGACGATTCGGCACCCGGCAATGTCCTGTATTTGGCTGAGGCGAATGCTCTCGCGGCGTAGTTTTTCGCGAATCGATGAAGTCGATTTAGCGAGTCGGCCGGTCGGTTCGAGCTTCAGCCCACCACGAATAACCGAAATTACGTGATTGTGTGCATCGGCAAACGACCGACGATACTGGTCAAGCATGCGCAGATCGTCTTCGGATATTGTCTCGGATTTAATGCGTTCGCCGAGCTTATCGATTTGGGTCTTTGAGAATTTGCCTTCGCCCATTGGAATCCGGCCATCGGTTCTCAGTAGTCTGGGCCATCAATCGCGCGAGGTTACCATAACAGAAATGGGAGGGCCAACCCATGCAACGCCGCGAATTTCTCACGCATACCCTTGCGGGCGCAACGATGTTGCCGGTTGCTGCGACGGTCGGCGCGGCGGATGCGCCGATAGGGAAACGCAACGTCATCCTCTACATCGCCGATGACCTGGGCAAGAACGACGCGGCGTGTTACGGGAATCCGTATGTAAAGACGCCGGGGATCGATGCGTTGGCGAAAGAGGGCGTCCGATTTACGCACGCGTTCTGCACGACGCCGAGTTGCAGCCCAAGCCGTTCCGTAATTTTAACGGGCACGCACAACCACACGACGGGCCAATATGGCCTCGCACACGCCAAGCACCACTTTGTTTCGTTCGACGACGTGAAGAGTTTGCCGAACGTTCTCGGCGAAGCGGGGTATCGCACCGTGAACGCGGGAAAGTACCATACCCAGCCGGAAGTCGCGTACCACTTTCAGGAGTACATCAAGACTTCGGCGCCGATCGATATGGCCGAGCAATGCCGGCCGTTAATTGAATCGACGGCGCAATCGCCGTTCTTCCTCTGTTTTTGCACGACGGAGCCGCACCGAAAATTCCAGCGAGACGGGTCCGATCCGATCGCTCCCGCGGGCATTGCGGTGCCGCCGCACTTGCCGGACATACCGGAGTGCAAACAGGACCTTTCCGAGTATTACATGTCGATCCAGCGCGCAGACAGCGGGCTTGTCCGGTTAATGGAAATCCTCAAGGCGGCAGGCCGGTGGGACGATACGCTGATCGTTTTCGTTTCCGACAATGGCATGCCGTGGCCCGGTGCGAAGACAACGCTGTACGAACCCGGAATCAACCTGCCCTGTGTTATTCGCGATCCGCGCAACGAACGCAAGGGGTACACCTGCGACGCGATGTTCTCGTGGGTGGACGTTGCGCCGACGATTCTCGATTACTGCGGCGTGCAACCACCGGCGAAAATCCAGGGAAGGTCCGCCATCGCGGCGTTGAAGGAAGAGCACCCCGCCGGCTGGGACGAAGTCTACTGTTCGCACACGTTCCACGAAGTCACGATGTACTACCCCATGCGCGCGGTGCGCACCCGCAAGCACAAACTCATTTACAACATCGCCCATCCGTTGCCGTTTCCGTACGCGAGCGATCTGTGGGGATCGAAAACGTGGCAGGCCACGCTCGAGCGCGGACTCACGTCGTACGGAAGGCGTACGATTGCCGCGTACCAGAACCGGTCCAAGTTCGAGTTGTACGATCTCGAAAACGATCCCGATGAAGTCCGCAATCTCGCCGGCGATCCGCAACACGCGGAGTTGCTCGCGGAGTTGCAGCAGCGCATCCGCAGTTTTCAGGAGCGAACGGGCGATCAGTGGCTGTTGAAGTGGGAGCGCGAATGATTACGGCGGCGCACAGACAACGTGCACGACCCAATCGTCGTTGTCCGGCTTGCTGACGTTGCGCCAATCACCACCCGGCAAATCGGCGGCATCGCCGAACCGACCCGTCCGCGGATTGAACAGCCGATAACTGACAGTTGCGCGCGCCGCACTTCGCAGGTCCAGCCGCACCTCGCGCGGATCGCCTTGCTTGGCGTACACAATCCACTCGCGGCCGGGGTCCGCGAGGCAATACGCATTCTCTGAAACCAGTTCGTTGTGGGGTGACAACGTATCCAGGTTGTTGACGTGCTCGTTGAAGAACCGGCTCGCATGGCCCAACCAGTCGCGCCTGATCATTCCTTTGTCCCCGCCGGGCACCTTCGGGTCATACCCCATGATTCCCGTTTGCGCGGTCTCCTGCCCCGTGTCCGCGTGAAAGATGAAATGCCCGCCGCCAACCGCAAACGACCACAGGCTCAATCGAACAACATCCCCGCGATACGGCTCGCCTTCAAGGCAAAGGTACGGTTTCGCGGGAAGCGCCGCGAAGCCGTCACGCGCGTCGCGATTCTTGTCGTCGTGCGGCAGCGTGTCGCTGAAGACAAAATCGACCGAATCGCGCCGCGCCGCCCAATCCACATATATCGCATTGCGTTTCCGAAAGAATGCGGCAAAATGGCCGCCCATGTTCCCTTCGTCATACGAATGCTCGTCGAGGAACACGAAGAACACATTGCCGAGCGCATCGAGTTGTTCGAGGTATTCGTGGGCGAGGCGCTCCCACACCCACTGCGTTTTGCGCGCGTCCTCCCACGAATCGGACCAATCGTCGCCGCACACTTCCCTTCCCGGCGTGGCGATCCGCACGGCTTGCTCGACGTCGTTCAGGTGGCCGCCGTTTCGCTTGTTGAGGGGGTGATACATCCAGTCGGCATCGTGTTTGGCCCAACCGGTGAACAAGGTAATTCCAACGAGCATTCGCTTGCTCTTGGCGTATTTGCACACACCGCGCATGCGCGGCCAGTAACGCCTAACTTCGGAATCCGCGCCGTCGTCGAAATGGGTCAGGTCGTAGAACGGCAATTGGTCCGTGGCTGCCGGGCCACCCGATTTTCGCGCCCACGGCGTTAATCCGGGAATCACGTAGCCCCAGCGTTCCTCGAACTTGCTTCCGTCTTCGTGCTGCCGCAACGGCGCGAACGACCACACGTGGACGACACGGATGCCGCGCGCCGCGCAATCGTCGATCCATCGCCGGTAATCAAGGTTCGCATTTTGCGGCACGCATTGCGTTCCGCTCTCGCCAATGAGCGCCAGCGTTTCACCGCCGTAGGTGACATAATGACCGCTCGCGCTCACGCCGATGCGGTCATCGGCGGCGGTGCAAAAAACGGGCAATAAAAGGACCGCCGGGGCAAGCCGGGTGCGAAGTACGGAGGTCATCCTTCGGCCAATCGGTAAATCCGAATCGGCCCTGCCAGACCGCCGCCGCGCGATTCCTTTTCAAATTCCAGCGCGCGTTTGTGGTAGGGGCTTGGCCAACCCGGACCGCTCTTTTGCGCCCACGCCTGTGTCACGCGCTCCGACGTGAGCTCGTTCGCAAGCGAGTTCGCCACGCGAATCGCGATCGTATGCTTGCCCGCCGTGCAGGGGGGAAGCGTCACGCGCCAAGGCGGCCACAACAGCGTGCCCGCGGCGACACCATCCACATACACCGTTGCCGCGTACTCGATTCCCCCGGTCTCCAGTTGCAGCGGCGACCCTGCCCACGGCTGCGGCACATCGATCTCGAACCGGTACTCAACTTCGCCGGAATAGTCATCAGACAGCCAACCGGTCCAGTCCGCCGATTGCGCGAACGGAACGTCGTCGAAGTCCCGATCGACGTATTCGAAATTGTGTTCGCCAACGACCACTTGCCTCCCGCAGATCGCGCGCACGCTTTCGGGAGCAACGGTGATTCGTTCGCGCGGCTGCAGCGCGGGTTCCGCGCCGCGCACAGGCTCCGCCGACAAGACGTACGCGCGCGTCTCGCCCGCTTCGAGTTTTACTTCGACGCCGTTACCGTCGGCGAACACGTTCGACATGCGTCCGGCCGGCAAATCCAATTCGACAACGTGCGGCGCAATCGCCGAAACTTTGCCCACGTATGGATCGTTCCCTTCGTTGAACAATACGATCACTTGCCGCCCCTCGAGTTCGCGCGCGGCCACGCGCACGCCGCGGCTTGACGGCGTCAGCATCGAGATCGGCAGCGACTGCGCCGCGATTTCAGCCGCCGTGCCGGCGCGAATCGAATTTGGTCCTGCGTCCGGCGTTTCGCCGTTCACGCCGGGCGCGTGGCCTACGCACAGCACGTTTCCGCCGGCTTCGGCGAACTCGTCCAACCGCGCGCGCGCCGCGGGGTGCATCCACAACGATTCGCCGCAGAAAATCGCGTCGTACCGCATCGCCCCCACTACAAGTTCCTTGCCCTCGACGCGCGCGTTCGCCAACACGTCGTCATCGACAATGTCGTACGCGCACTGCCGCGCGAGCAACTCCATGGCGAGCGACTCGAATGACTCGACCGCCGTAGCCGCATGCAATCCCAGCGCCCACATATCGCGCACGGGGTAATACAGCGCCGTGCGCACGAGCGGTTTGCCTACGGACAGTGCGTACCCCAACCGCGCGACATATGCGTGTAGTCCCGAAAGATGGTCCCACTGCGGGTTCATTGGACCAAAGTGCGGGCGCTCGCCCGTCATGTGGTGATCGCGCGTGGTCAGCGGATAACACCCGAACACCGATAGATTGATGCCGCGGACATACTGATAGTCGACGAGCCATTTCATCTGCGCCGGCGTGAGCCCGTTGCTGTATACGCAGAACGACTCGGAAAATGCGAAGCGCGTTGCGTTCTGGTGCGCGGCGCTCGCCGCGAACACGGGGAAATTACTCTGGTTCTCGCGTCCCGGAAACACCTGCCGCCATATGAGGTCGACGCCGGGAACGTCCATCTCCCGCAACGGCCGCATCACGTGACCGAACCCGTGTTTCACCGCGCCGAATGTTTCGTCCTCGCCGCCGAGGTGTCCGCTGGACCCAAGGCCGTGCGCGCGCCCCCAGTCTTTCAATCGCGCGAAGTAGGCATCGGCGAAGCGCCGCGACGTGGCGTCATACAGATCGACGCGCGCCCGCGCGGCAGCGGGCGAAATCTCCGGAGCAGGTTCGACAAAGAACCGCGGCAGATCGTTGAGGAATGATCCCGACGACAACGCCGCGTAACGCGCGTCGATGCCGTCGAACCACGAGAAATAGTCCGGAGGCCGCGGCATGGCTACCGCCGGCTCGTCCGTAAACGTAAAGCGGATGGTCTTGCCAAAGTGATTGCTTACGGCCTTCGCGTACGCGTTGTGCGTCAGTTCGATGAAGCGATCCGTCGCGTCCGGGTTCAGCAGGTCGGATGATCCGCCCTGCGAGAACTTGTAGAGGTACGCGATATCGGCGGGTGTTGCGGGCGTCCATGTCTCGCCGGGGCCCACAACGTTCAATTCCGGCGCCTCGACGATTGCGGCCAGCGCATCGTTCGGGACCGCGAACGGCGTGTCCGCGGCGATCCGTTCGCGCACGACGGCGCGGCGCGATAGTTCCGGGCGCCCTTCGACCACCTTGCCGAGCGCCCGCCCCGACGGCCAGCCGCCCTCGTCGTACAACCACCAGTTCATTTCGAGGCGCGCCGCCTCGTCGACGGCAAACGTCACGCGCTCGAAATACTCGGGCGTCAAATAGTCCGGGTCCAAACCGTTATTGGTCGAATCCGGGCGAAACGCGTGCGGCATCGGCAGCATGCACACGCTGCGCGCGCCGTGCGTCGCCATGTCCCGCAACTGCGCCCGCAGCACCTGCGGTTCGAGAGGCGCATTCCACAGCCAGAAATATGCCGGCCAAAGCGCCGCGTCGGGTTGTTTGAATTGTTCCAAGTCAAAACTCGAAACGAGCCGAACGGATTCCGGCGGCTGCGCGATGGCAGTGAATGCAGACAGCACTGTCGCCGCAACGCAACCGGCGAAACGTCCCACGTTCATCACTTTCCCCCCCCAATCACGCTACAGAACGAAACGAACGGGCGAGAATCCGAAATCAACTACCCTATACCTTCACCGAATTCGTTGCGGCGTCCCACTTCGCGCTTTGACCGCTTTGTTCCGAAAGCACCGACATGTGACAACAAGTCGCCCCCATCCACCCCGCGTCAACCGGCGCGATCGGCGTCTTTCGCGTGCGCATGCACGAGAAAAAGTCCCGCAGGTGCGGTTCGTTCAAGATGCCCGCGGAGCCGACTTTCTCCAACTGTTCGCTGTTACGCCGCCCGCGGTAGATCGCAAGTTCCGACATATCGCGAATCTCGAGCGTGCCTTCCGAACCAAGGTACCGTTCGACAAGGCCGAAGTGCCCGTTCACAAACGACGCCGCAAAATTGAAGTGGTACTTCTCGTTGTACTCGAGCAGCACGCCGATATTGTCCGGACACGTCCGCCCGTCCTGGATGTGATAAATATCGCCCACGGACATCACGCGCGGCGGCATCGCGCATCCGGTGATGAAATGGAAAATATCGAGATGGTGCAGCATGAGATCGCCCGCCGCGCCATTCGAATACTCGACGTAACGCCGCCAATTCAGGTAGCGCTGTGCGTCGAACGAATATTCTTTCGTGTCGCGCAAGAACAGGTCCCATCGCACCTGCGACGGATTAAAGCCCGGCGGCGTGGGCCGCGTATGCCCGCCCCACCCATGCCGGTTCACCTGCACCATGACAAGTTTGCCAATGCCCCCGGACTGCAGGACCTCGCGCGCCTTCTGATACATCGGCATGCTGCGCAACTGTGTGCCGACTTGCAGCACCGCGCCGTTCGACTGCACGCGCTCACGGACCGCCAACGCCTCCTGCCACGTCAGCGTCATTGGTTTTTCGGTGTACACGTCCCGTCCGCACTCGAGGGCCGCGAGGATTGCCGGCGCGTGCAGATGGTCGGGCGTCGCGATAACGACCGCGTCCAGTTGTTCCTTCGCGAGCATTTCCTCGAACACCACATAGGCCCGGGCGTCTGCCACCTTCTGTTTGCATTTCGCCAGCGCGGCATCCCGCGCGCCATCGTAAACGTCGCACACCGCGACCACGTCGACATCGGAAAGTTTCAGCGTACTGTCCAAAAGCGAGCCGCCGCGATTGCCAATTCCGATGAATCCGCACTGAATGCGATCGTTGGCGCCCAGCGCCCGCCGCCCCGGTGTATTCGCCGCCACGACAACCGGCTCTTCCCTCGGCGGCGTGGGAGGGGGAGCAATCAGTGGCGCGGAAACCGGCTCGTGCGTCGCGTTGGTCGCGCACCCGCCCAGGGCGCCCGCGGCGCTCACGCTGGCCGCGTCGGACAAGAACTGACGTCGCGTAGTTGTTCGCATCGGCGTACTCCCTCTTCCCGAGGAGGAGTTTACCGAAAACGCAACTCGGCCCGGTAGCGGCTACGGCCCTTTGGAAGCAGGATTGGATGCCGGCGGCGCGGCGCTGTCCGGCAGTGTGGGGCCGTTGACCGACAATCGAAACATTTTGCCCATCGACCGGCGTTTAGAAATGTTGGAACCGATAGCGATGCCCAGGAGCGCCACAAACGTTATCGCCAGAACGCCGCCGACCGAGTACACGGCCGCACGCGGGTGTTCGCGGACGATCTGTTCCAGCGGCAGAAGCCAATCGTTCGCTGGGAATACGCTGTCGTAATCCGGCTGGTTCTGAATGTAGAAAAAGAAGAGCGGTAGCGCCCCGATGAGAATCATCAGGACCACCGCCACGCGCGCTGTCATCGCGTAGGGAATCGGCGGCTTCGAAAAGATGAGACGGCAGTCCGCGCACTGGACCCGCTGGAAGCGGTCCCGTTGAAAAAGAAAGAACGGAATCAGACCGCCGAATACAAGGAGCGCGCAGCCCAGCCCCCCATCCTGTTCGGAAACCGGGTAGAACGCTTCGTCTTGCTTACAATGCGGGCACTGAAAGTAGTACTTCATAGACGGCCCCGCCCAACAAGTACGAAGCCATTATATCCTACAGTGTAGTGTACTGCATGATTCCGGGAATTGCGCGTGCGCGGCGCAGTCTGCAATAGTGGCGCAATGTCCGTCCATATTCGTCCCGCGCGTCCGGAGGACGCCGCCGACGCCGTCCCGCTCATCTACAGTTCCGGCCCGGCGGTGCTCGACTATATCTTCACGTCGCGAACCCAATCCGATGTCGCGGCGTGTATGCGCCGCGGGTTCGAACGCGATGCCGGGGAACTGGGCTACAGGATTCACAGCGTGGCCGTGGTGGACGGGCGCATGGCGGGGATTGGCGCGGCATTTTCCGGCGACACCACGTTGCGTTTCATGTATCAGGGAACGCGCAACGTCCTTGCGTGCTACGGTCCGCTTCGCGGCGCCGGTGTAATTCGCCGGGCGCTGCAAGTAGAAACGATCGTCCGCCCGCCGAAATCACACGAGTTTTGCATTGCGCACCTTGGCGTTTCGCCAGTGCTCCGTAGCAAAGGAATTGGCGCACAGATCGTTCAGCATCTGCTTGCAGACGGCCGCCGCCGCGGCTTTCGCGTCGCGGTGCTGGATGTGTCCGCCGAGAACCCGCGCGCACAAGCGCTGTACGAACGCCTGGGTTTCGTCGTGACACGAGAGTGCATATCGACGCTCCACAACGCCCACGCAACCGTCCCCAACCACCGCCGCATGGAACTCACGCTATAGACGCGCCGTCATGCATTCCTCAGATAGACTGCCGCGTTCCCCCTTCTGTACAATGCCTGCCTTGGGCATGCCGCGTCTTCACGAGGGGCGGAGCGAGCGACGAACGCGGCGGACTTCCAGTGGGTTTTGGCAACGCTAACGATCGCGTGGAATCTTGCGTCCGCGCGTGGAGGGAGGTCACAGTGGGAACCACTACAAAAGACAAAGGCTTGTCGCGCAGGCAGTTCATCAAACGTGCGGGCGCGGCCGCCGTCCTGCCGAACATCATCGTGTCCCAGTCGTGGGGCGCGGAGGACCGCGCGGCGCCAAGCAACCGAATCACCGTCGGCGTCATCGGTGTAGGCGGGCGCGGTCGCGACGATATGCGCGCGTTCATGGCGCTGCCGGATGTACAGATTGTCGCCGTGAGCGACTGCTTCGCGGACCGGCGCAAGGCCGGTTCCGGCATGGTCAACCAGCGGTACGGCAACAAGGACTGCGCCGAGTACCTCGACATGCACGAACTGCTCGCGCGCCAGGACATCGACACGATCCTTGTGGCGACGGGCGACAACGGCCACTCGCACACCGCGATCGCCTCCGCGCGCGCGGGCAAGGACATCTACTGCGAGAAGCCCATGAGCGTGTGCATCAACGAATCGCGCGCCGTGTCCGACACGATGACGCGCCTTGGCCGCATTTTCCAGTGCGGCACCCAACGCCGCAGCCTCGGCAACTTCCGCTACGCGTGCCATCTCGCGCAGAGCGGAAAGCTGGGCGAGCTAAAGGAACTGCACGCGGAAGAGGCGGCGTTTTGCGGCGCGTTCAACTACGAGATTCTCCCGGAAGAACCCGAACCGGCGAAGGACGTGTTCGATTGGAACGCGTGGCTCGGTCCCGCACAATGGCGTCCGTACAACAAGAAATACCCGCAACGCGGCTACTGGCTCGATCACATCGACTTCAGCGGCGCGTCCATCTGCGAATGGGGCAGCCACACCGTTGACCTGTGCCAGTGGGCGAACAGCGCCGACCGCACCGGCCCCATCGAGTTCTATAAGGAAGGCGATTGGTACTGC
Protein-coding regions in this window:
- a CDS encoding Gfo/Idh/MocA family oxidoreductase, with protein sequence MGTTTKDKGLSRRQFIKRAGAAAVLPNIIVSQSWGAEDRAAPSNRITVGVIGVGGRGRDDMRAFMALPDVQIVAVSDCFADRRKAGSGMVNQRYGNKDCAEYLDMHELLARQDIDTILVATGDNGHSHTAIASARAGKDIYCEKPMSVCINESRAVSDTMTRLGRIFQCGTQRRSLGNFRYACHLAQSGKLGELKELHAEEAAFCGAFNYEILPEEPEPAKDVFDWNAWLGPAQWRPYNKKYPQRGYWLDHIDFSGASICEWGSHTVDLCQWANSADRTGPIEFYKEGDWYCGNYANGAKLIIRQGLRFGSCPVKFVGTEGWVETGDDGTIETHPKSLLGNRGFEGGYPQDNHVRAFIDCVKSRQEPISNAETAHRSISACHVANICKRLGRPIKWDPVKEECIGDEEANRLRSRAYREPWYL